The following are encoded together in the Cerasicoccus sp. TK19100 genome:
- the dnaX gene encoding DNA polymerase III subunit gamma/tau translates to MAQEAYQVIARRWRPKQFDEMVGQEHIVRTLKNAIESNRIAHAYLFVGPRGTGKTTTARIFAKALNAEGGPQVAPDDSTPISQAIMSGSCMDVIEIDGASNNGVDQIRDLREECQYAPTQGQFKIYIIDEVHMLSNQAWNALLKTLEEPPAHVKFIFATTEANKVLPTVVSRCQRFEFRPIPDEKIIERLTHIAQADSIQVDDGALKAIARMADGGMRDAQSILDQLISFCGNDITEAKALDVYGLAAPAKINEIVQAIAIADYQKLFAAIEEIAAEGRDLYRVLMDIQSRVREAMIEAIRSGGSTDSLGTPLTAESLTRMLDALQSGESQVRSGLSQRVNFEVALLRAVDQSRTRAIDSVIKELSNLAAGLPQDAGQKKIETPQAPASQGPIPPLGSLPALSSSNGPKGKALPPASPPRGPVARATGIDTEHPEGGDHPGGPTEDEWNRASHTADEQPDDGEADAPEPTLRRADEFDSEKYGPGTEEFKTALEAISDDTEHLLTELLRIDFKYVEEVNPDVLK, encoded by the coding sequence ATGGCGCAAGAGGCATATCAAGTCATCGCGCGGCGCTGGCGCCCCAAGCAGTTCGACGAAATGGTCGGACAGGAGCACATCGTCCGCACCCTGAAGAACGCGATCGAATCCAACCGCATCGCGCACGCCTACCTGTTTGTCGGCCCGCGCGGCACCGGCAAGACGACCACCGCCCGCATCTTCGCCAAGGCGCTCAACGCCGAGGGCGGCCCCCAGGTCGCGCCCGACGACTCCACGCCCATCTCCCAGGCCATCATGAGCGGCTCCTGCATGGACGTCATCGAGATCGACGGTGCCAGCAACAACGGCGTCGACCAGATCCGCGACCTGCGTGAGGAGTGCCAATACGCCCCCACCCAGGGCCAGTTCAAGATCTACATCATCGACGAGGTGCACATGCTCTCGAATCAGGCGTGGAACGCGCTCCTGAAGACCCTCGAAGAGCCGCCCGCGCACGTAAAATTCATTTTCGCCACGACCGAGGCCAACAAAGTCCTCCCCACAGTCGTCTCCCGCTGCCAGCGCTTTGAGTTCCGCCCGATCCCGGACGAAAAGATCATTGAGCGCCTGACGCACATTGCCCAAGCCGACAGCATCCAAGTCGACGACGGTGCCCTGAAGGCCATCGCCCGCATGGCCGACGGCGGTATGCGCGACGCGCAGTCCATCCTCGACCAGCTGATTTCTTTCTGTGGCAACGACATCACCGAAGCCAAGGCGCTCGACGTCTATGGCCTGGCCGCGCCAGCCAAGATCAACGAGATCGTGCAGGCCATCGCCATCGCCGACTACCAGAAGCTCTTTGCCGCCATCGAGGAAATCGCCGCCGAGGGCCGCGACCTCTACCGTGTGCTGATGGACATCCAGTCCCGCGTGCGCGAGGCCATGATCGAGGCCATCCGCAGTGGCGGCTCCACCGACAGCCTCGGCACCCCGCTGACTGCGGAGTCTCTGACCCGCATGCTCGACGCCCTGCAATCCGGCGAAAGCCAGGTCCGCAGCGGGCTCAGCCAACGTGTTAATTTTGAAGTCGCCCTGCTGCGCGCCGTCGACCAAAGCCGCACCCGGGCGATCGACTCAGTCATCAAGGAACTTTCCAATCTCGCAGCCGGCCTCCCCCAAGACGCCGGCCAAAAAAAAATAGAGACACCGCAAGCCCCGGCTAGCCAGGGCCCGATTCCGCCATTGGGTTCGTTGCCTGCCCTGAGTTCGTCGAATGGGCCCAAGGGCAAAGCGCTGCCCCCCGCCAGCCCGCCGCGAGGCCCGGTGGCGCGCGCCACGGGAATCGACACCGAGCACCCCGAAGGCGGTGACCACCCGGGCGGCCCCACCGAAGACGAGTGGAACCGCGCATCTCACACCGCTGACGAGCAGCCCGATGACGGCGAAGCCGACGCCCCCGAACCCACCCTGCGCCGCGCCGACGAGTTTGACTCCGAAAAATACGGCCCCGGCACCGAGGAGTTTAAAACCGCCCTCGAAGCCATCTCCGACGACACCGAGCACCTCCTCACCGAGCTCCTGCGCATCGACTTCAAGTATGTCGAGGAAGTGAATCCCGATGTGCTGAAGTAG
- a CDS encoding translocation/assembly module TamB domain-containing protein, producing the protein MKRKLLKAVGWTAAVLVLLFLAVLGSADLWAPSVMKPLLAHYGANVEQIDRADGHYFLREVTYADDSMQAEIAELQMPTLWRLVAKRWLGRDSEAVVIVNKGQLTLLPGVDDVPAEDDSESSSLPELAQMGLEYWTLAFQWVDFVEAREFKIATEPDAEPIPLDLSLNGEKLNLMVLDVPGVEINDRALGEIELAVNREAEALRVTLSVPSLEVRSEAGIRVGGEIDADGWLSLGKETNRLNFAATIGAEGYIPTQAKANAKGFVLPADLAELPDYQQPAINLTANWDGATAEIELDANAAAKKPDLPPLKVTLHASGDDEVVNVDQLNAEAWSSKVALSKPVRVELNNLQDLPDAELTVDLNLSDIPEQKLDGRLQGALVVDHQPNEGWPLITADFAGQSLRYDNFVLQSLDFRAQLEYPQLTIEAMNASTGEGTKLTVTGKADVEEHHVESIKLDLVADPKFLKALEPLIGEQELDYETIELTVDINGHIDSPTHGGSLRVGNLKHQKKPPAHLTMDWEADWLDFSHLAIGLKNDRSAIDLVASASLGGPVRTVDVEKLRLDVREQPELNLAAPFTVTVGEEGIRVSSMQLNSEAGGMISLVADVDYPRAGKAQVQARDVSAVWLDLVLEEPLPYVVKLDELTVDAQWDEGPLQAKLKLDAGLVPEDQDELELIADLTLGEGILAIPDLHVAQGEYMLVEAKGEAPLVITPAGPKYWEIEPDEPIDFKLKAAPDDSPVWTWLERSLDLDFIEPVVDFQVSGDIDAPEGMIDIRFAALEAMADSERKLPRVQQAEIVIDLSPDQFAVTKGQVNIAGQPLTLVGQLPMGRKAWEALIEDGQVPDWSGATGDLRFTDVPLNSFEDWLPDVLRNEGSLSLTAKLSEGEQIEGALDIEGVKTRPLAQLGSVNDINASFRMNGRTLTVKQAEGVVGGAPIGITGTVNLDLQWQPIFDLKLAGENVPLARSPGMILRGTPAITLKTDNEGVTTIGGKLTLNESFFTKDLASFQQGGGGGAAAGGGGMRPPYFSIQDAPLADWRLHLQIEGDRFLRVRVPTFEGVVSADFNLRGPLRNPFMYGQAELEQGIVMFPFATLRIDGGAVEISQNEPDEPTLNVTASGRAYGYDLQMRVTGTASAPIITFNSTPSLEQSDIILMITSGQIPDHARSTESRLSGIGMYIGRSFLVDLGLIDPLDETLTVNVGEDVSTSGKDTINIRYKINDDWDAVGAYDKYDAYYLDFEWNIYRD; encoded by the coding sequence ATGAAAAGGAAACTCCTCAAAGCCGTCGGCTGGACCGCAGCCGTGCTCGTTCTGCTTTTTCTCGCAGTGCTGGGCAGCGCGGACCTCTGGGCACCGTCGGTGATGAAGCCCCTGCTGGCCCACTATGGCGCGAACGTTGAGCAGATTGATCGCGCGGACGGCCATTATTTTTTACGCGAGGTGACTTACGCGGATGACAGCATGCAGGCGGAAATCGCCGAGCTGCAAATGCCAACCCTCTGGCGGCTGGTCGCCAAGCGCTGGCTGGGCAGAGACAGCGAGGCGGTGGTAATCGTCAACAAAGGCCAGCTCACGCTTTTGCCCGGTGTGGATGATGTGCCGGCGGAGGATGACAGCGAATCATCGAGTCTGCCGGAGCTGGCCCAAATGGGGCTGGAATACTGGACACTCGCCTTTCAATGGGTGGATTTTGTCGAAGCCCGAGAATTTAAAATTGCGACCGAGCCAGACGCGGAGCCCATACCGCTGGACCTCAGCCTCAACGGCGAGAAACTTAACCTGATGGTGCTAGACGTGCCCGGGGTGGAGATTAACGACCGCGCTTTGGGTGAGATCGAACTGGCGGTTAACCGCGAGGCCGAGGCATTGCGGGTCACTTTGTCCGTTCCATCGCTGGAAGTGCGCTCGGAAGCTGGGATTCGCGTCGGCGGGGAGATTGACGCGGATGGGTGGTTGAGTCTGGGCAAAGAAACGAATCGTCTCAATTTTGCCGCGACGATTGGCGCAGAGGGCTATATTCCTACGCAGGCTAAGGCCAATGCGAAGGGCTTTGTCTTACCGGCCGATCTTGCCGAGCTGCCCGACTACCAGCAGCCCGCGATCAACCTCACCGCAAACTGGGATGGCGCGACGGCGGAGATTGAACTTGATGCCAACGCTGCCGCCAAAAAACCGGACTTGCCGCCGCTCAAAGTGACCCTGCATGCGAGCGGGGATGACGAGGTGGTCAACGTGGATCAGCTCAATGCCGAGGCGTGGTCGAGCAAGGTGGCTTTGTCCAAGCCGGTGCGTGTGGAGCTAAACAATTTGCAGGACTTGCCGGATGCCGAGCTGACCGTCGATCTGAACCTGAGCGACATCCCCGAGCAGAAGCTCGATGGCCGCTTGCAGGGGGCGCTCGTGGTGGATCACCAGCCAAACGAAGGTTGGCCGCTGATCACAGCGGACTTTGCGGGGCAAAGCTTGCGCTATGATAACTTTGTATTGCAAAGCTTGGACTTTCGCGCGCAGCTCGAATACCCGCAACTAACCATTGAGGCCATGAACGCCTCGACCGGTGAAGGCACCAAACTGACGGTGACGGGGAAGGCCGACGTGGAGGAGCACCACGTGGAAAGCATCAAGCTGGACCTCGTCGCTGACCCGAAGTTTCTCAAGGCCCTGGAGCCGCTGATCGGCGAGCAGGAGCTTGATTACGAAACCATCGAGCTGACTGTGGATATCAACGGCCACATCGACTCGCCCACGCACGGCGGTTCGCTGCGCGTGGGGAACCTGAAGCACCAGAAAAAACCGCCCGCGCACCTCACGATGGACTGGGAGGCTGATTGGCTGGATTTCTCACACTTGGCCATTGGTCTGAAGAATGATCGTAGCGCAATCGACCTTGTAGCCAGTGCGTCGTTGGGCGGTCCGGTGCGCACGGTGGACGTGGAAAAGCTGCGCCTCGATGTGCGGGAGCAGCCGGAGCTAAACCTCGCCGCGCCGTTCACGGTGACGGTTGGGGAGGAGGGCATACGCGTGTCCAGCATGCAGCTTAACAGCGAAGCCGGTGGCATGATCAGCCTGGTCGCCGATGTCGATTATCCACGTGCGGGCAAGGCGCAGGTGCAGGCGCGGGATGTGTCGGCGGTTTGGCTGGACCTCGTGCTGGAAGAGCCGCTGCCTTACGTGGTGAAGTTGGATGAGCTAACCGTCGACGCGCAGTGGGATGAAGGGCCGCTGCAAGCCAAGCTGAAACTCGATGCGGGCCTGGTGCCTGAAGACCAGGACGAGCTGGAACTGATCGCAGACCTGACTTTGGGCGAGGGCATATTGGCTATTCCTGATTTGCACGTGGCGCAGGGCGAATACATGTTGGTTGAGGCCAAGGGCGAAGCGCCGCTGGTCATTACGCCGGCGGGCCCGAAGTATTGGGAAATCGAGCCCGATGAACCCATTGATTTTAAACTGAAGGCAGCCCCGGATGACTCGCCGGTATGGACCTGGTTGGAGCGGTCGCTCGATCTCGACTTCATCGAGCCGGTGGTCGATTTCCAAGTGTCGGGCGACATCGATGCGCCGGAGGGCATGATCGACATTCGCTTCGCCGCGTTGGAGGCCATGGCGGATTCCGAGCGCAAGTTGCCGCGCGTGCAACAGGCGGAAATCGTCATCGACCTGTCGCCCGATCAGTTTGCCGTGACCAAGGGGCAGGTGAATATCGCGGGGCAACCGCTGACGCTCGTGGGGCAACTCCCAATGGGCCGCAAGGCTTGGGAAGCGCTGATCGAGGACGGGCAAGTGCCCGATTGGTCCGGTGCGACTGGCGACCTGCGTTTTACTGATGTGCCGCTGAATTCGTTTGAAGATTGGCTCCCGGATGTGTTGCGCAATGAGGGGAGCCTCTCGCTGACGGCGAAACTTTCCGAAGGCGAGCAGATCGAAGGTGCGCTCGACATTGAGGGCGTCAAGACGCGCCCGCTGGCGCAGTTGGGCTCGGTCAATGACATCAATGCCTCGTTCCGCATGAATGGCCGCACGCTGACGGTGAAACAGGCCGAAGGGGTCGTGGGCGGCGCACCGATCGGGATCACAGGCACGGTTAATTTGGACCTGCAATGGCAGCCGATTTTTGATCTCAAGCTGGCCGGTGAAAACGTTCCGCTGGCGCGTTCGCCAGGAATGATTTTGCGTGGCACGCCCGCGATTACTTTGAAGACCGATAACGAAGGCGTGACCACCATTGGGGGCAAGCTAACGCTCAATGAGAGCTTCTTCACGAAAGACCTGGCGTCGTTCCAACAAGGCGGCGGCGGTGGCGCGGCGGCCGGTGGCGGCGGGATGCGCCCTCCGTATTTCTCAATTCAGGATGCGCCCTTGGCGGACTGGCGTCTGCATTTGCAGATCGAAGGCGACCGCTTCCTGCGCGTGCGCGTGCCGACGTTTGAGGGCGTGGTTTCGGCGGACTTTAATTTACGCGGGCCGCTCCGCAATCCGTTCATGTATGGACAGGCGGAGCTCGAACAGGGCATTGTGATGTTTCCCTTTGCCACGCTGCGCATTGATGGTGGTGCGGTGGAGATTAGCCAGAATGAGCCCGACGAGCCAACGCTCAACGTGACGGCCAGCGGCCGCGCCTACGGCTATGATTTGCAAATGCGGGTGACCGGCACGGCCAGTGCCCCCATCATTACCTTTAACTCGACGCCGAGTCTGGAGCAGTCGGACATCATCCTAATGATCACCTCCGGCCAAATCCCCGACCACGCGCGCTCCACGGAAAGCCGGCTAAGCGGCATCGGCATGTATATTGGCCGCAGCTTCCTGGTGGACCTCGGACTGATCGATCCGCTGGACGAAACGCTCACGGTTAACGTGGGGGAAGACGTCTCCACCTCCGGCAAAGACACCATTAATATCCGCTACAAAATTAACGACGACTGGGACGCGGTCGGCGCTTACGATAAGTATGACGCCTACTACCTCGACTTTGAATGGAATATCTACCGCGACTGA